A section of the Delphinus delphis chromosome 1, mDelDel1.2, whole genome shotgun sequence genome encodes:
- the LOC132438850 gene encoding low affinity immunoglobulin gamma Fc region receptor III-A-like isoform X1, with amino-acid sequence MHNMWQLLPPTALLFLVSAGTQAADLPKAVVLLDPQWDRVLKDDHVTLKCQGDYRLGDNSTQWWHNGTLIPNQTSSYFITAAKVEDSGDYKCQTGLSTLSDPVQLKVYVDWLLLQASRSVVQVGEPIQLKCHSWKKTTVQKVQFFQNGRGKQFSYQNSDFYIPEAKLEHSGSYFCRGIIGSKNESSEAVNITVQGQEKPPTSSSFFPLWHQITFFLVMGLLFAVDTGLYFSVKRDLRNSKEDWKNGKVTWTQGPQGK; translated from the exons ATGCACAACATGTGGCAGCTGCTACCACCAACGGCTCTGCTGTTTCTAG TTTCAGCTGGCACGCAAGCTG CAGACCTCCCAAAGGCTGTGGTGCTCCTAGACCCTCAATGGGACCGGGTGCTCAAGGATGACCACGTGACTCTAAAGTGCCAGGGGGACTACCGTCTTGGAGACAATTCCACACAGTGGTGGCACAATGGGACTCTCATCCCAAACCAGACCTCCAGCTACTTCATCACAGCTGCCAAAGTTGAGGATAGTGGAGACTACAAGTGTCAGACAGGCCTCTCCACACTCAGCGACCCGGTGCAGCTAAAAGTCTACGTGG ACTGGCTGTTGCTCCAGGCCTCTCGGTCGGTGGTCCAGGTGGGGGAGCCCATTCAGCTGAAGTGTCACAGTTGGAAGAAAACTACTGTACAAAAGGTTCAATTTTTCCAGAATGGCCGAGGCAAGCAGTTTTCTTATCAGAATTCTGACTTCTACATTCCAGAAGCAAAACTTGAACACAGTGGCTCCTACTTCTGCAGGGGGATTATCGGGAGTAAAAACGAGTCTTCAGAGGCTGTGAACATCACTGTTCAAG GTCAAGAAAAGCCACCCACCAGCTCATCATTCTTTCCACTTTGGCACCAAATCACTTTCTTCCTGGTGATGGGACTCCTGTTTGCAGTGGACACGGGACTGTATTTTTCTGTGAAGAGAGACCTTCGAAACTCAAAGGAGGACTGGAAGAATGGCAAAGTCACATGGACTCAGGGCCCTCAGGGCAAATGA
- the LOC132438850 gene encoding low affinity immunoglobulin gamma Fc region receptor III-A-like isoform X2: protein MHNMWQLLPPTALLFLVSAGTQADLPKAVVLLDPQWDRVLKDDHVTLKCQGDYRLGDNSTQWWHNGTLIPNQTSSYFITAAKVEDSGDYKCQTGLSTLSDPVQLKVYVDWLLLQASRSVVQVGEPIQLKCHSWKKTTVQKVQFFQNGRGKQFSYQNSDFYIPEAKLEHSGSYFCRGIIGSKNESSEAVNITVQGQEKPPTSSSFFPLWHQITFFLVMGLLFAVDTGLYFSVKRDLRNSKEDWKNGKVTWTQGPQGK from the exons ATGCACAACATGTGGCAGCTGCTACCACCAACGGCTCTGCTGTTTCTAG TTTCAGCTGGCACGCAAGCTG ACCTCCCAAAGGCTGTGGTGCTCCTAGACCCTCAATGGGACCGGGTGCTCAAGGATGACCACGTGACTCTAAAGTGCCAGGGGGACTACCGTCTTGGAGACAATTCCACACAGTGGTGGCACAATGGGACTCTCATCCCAAACCAGACCTCCAGCTACTTCATCACAGCTGCCAAAGTTGAGGATAGTGGAGACTACAAGTGTCAGACAGGCCTCTCCACACTCAGCGACCCGGTGCAGCTAAAAGTCTACGTGG ACTGGCTGTTGCTCCAGGCCTCTCGGTCGGTGGTCCAGGTGGGGGAGCCCATTCAGCTGAAGTGTCACAGTTGGAAGAAAACTACTGTACAAAAGGTTCAATTTTTCCAGAATGGCCGAGGCAAGCAGTTTTCTTATCAGAATTCTGACTTCTACATTCCAGAAGCAAAACTTGAACACAGTGGCTCCTACTTCTGCAGGGGGATTATCGGGAGTAAAAACGAGTCTTCAGAGGCTGTGAACATCACTGTTCAAG GTCAAGAAAAGCCACCCACCAGCTCATCATTCTTTCCACTTTGGCACCAAATCACTTTCTTCCTGGTGATGGGACTCCTGTTTGCAGTGGACACGGGACTGTATTTTTCTGTGAAGAGAGACCTTCGAAACTCAAAGGAGGACTGGAAGAATGGCAAAGTCACATGGACTCAGGGCCCTCAGGGCAAATGA